Part of the Falco naumanni isolate bFalNau1 chromosome 3, bFalNau1.pat, whole genome shotgun sequence genome is shown below.
gccgccgccgcccgctgcAGCGACCCCAGCGGGGGGGAGGACCGCCGGCCCgaggcggcgcgggggcggggccagcCGGCGCTGAGGGAGCTCGCGCCTCCCGCCATTTTGGGGTCGCCGCTCGACGGCCCCTCATGGGGGATATGGCGGCCCCTCAGCACAACCCAGCCATCGGCCTGGCGCCAGCCGCCCGACGTGCCCCGAGGCAAGCGGGCTGCCATTTCTGTCCAAACCGCTGCCGGCGCCAGGAAGCCCAGATCCCCCAGGTGACTGGCCCCTCAGGATGAGCACCCACCAGGAGGGATGCGACCTCAGCCCCTCACCCCTCCTCAGCGTCGGTTTTCCTCAGGCTGCCCAACAACACCCACCTTACCTCTCCGGGACGCCCACCTCCTTCAAGCCAGCAATTAACCcaataaataaatgcaacagCTTCCTAATCCTTCAAATTTATGTGGTTGACATGAAAAATGGCACCTGGGCAGCATCtggagggcagctgggcagcctcACACCTCAGCCCATGGCCCGATCCCACAGCGGCTCAAGGGACGTGCATGGGGGTGGTTGGCTAGATTTGGGGCAAAATGACCCTCAGTGGGCAGGGGCATATGCCCACAACACCCCCCAGAAGGGtgtgtttggggttgttttccatcccatccccatcccctgcaTGTGGGTGTCTCACAGGGCAGCTCAGTCCTGCCACAAAACACAACGGGCCCAGGGGAGCCCCCTGGAGAACGGGGTCGTGGAGCAGGATGAGCAGAAGAATGCACCAGGAGAGCAAATAATTATTCTGGGATAATTGTTCTCGCGGCTCCAAGCTATGGTTTTGAAGGTGTCGCTGGCAGTGAGATGAGGAGCAGCCATATCTGCAGCCATTCCTCTTCAGAGCACAATTTTCCCCCTCAAATAAGTGTGAGTTCCTGCGGCAGCCTTGGCACTGTGCCAGCTCACATCGTGGGCCGCCCTGGAGCAGGACCAAGGGTCCTCAATGTCTGCCTGTGGAAGCAAGCTGTCGGTCCCTCTTCCCAGGGTGAGGGTTGAACAACTCTAAATACAGCAGAAAGCCACTGGAACAAGAGAGGGATTCACCCCCCTCCCCTGTCCCACAGTTTCACGCTCACGAGATTCAGCTCCAGGGAGACCCATAATTATCTATTTCCAGCATCTTCAGCAGAGCGTGAGGACACAGCAGCACGGGATTCAGTGATTCATCAGTGACCTTCAGGCACCATGCATGTCCTGTTAAGGGGGACCAAGATAGTCCACAGAGGCTGGTAGCTGGTCTGCTGTGACTTTTCAATTCTACATTACATTGcctttaatttgctttaaaagtgGGCTAAGATGTCATAAAAATGGGATATGATACTTATCCCTTCTATTACAGTGGAATAATAGAAAGTAGCAGAATTAAAGGTAACAATATGAAAGTAAATTGTgatattttgcaatattttccatGCAGGTTATTTGCTAAAGACACAAATCATCCTGCTTCTAGTTCATCACCTTCCTCCCAGCAGCCGGcagtgctgggaggcagcactGGTACGCACTGTTGGGATCATGCCTGGCgcctgctgctgttttgcagcttGGTCCTCCACAGGCCAGCATCTCCTCAGCTGGGAAACCATGGGCTGAGACAAGTGTCTTGCTGTGGAAGGAGTTCAGAGTGACTCCCACTCTGACAGctaaaatcaaaacacagcagagctCAAAGAACATGTTTCCGCATAAAACACCCTTTGGCTGCAAGCAGCCTCTGTGACTACACTGAGAATggcttttatttgaaatatatttattgacATGTGCGTCTCCTCCCAGGGGACGCCATGTAGACATCTGGAGTCCTGTGTCCTCCTCTGTCCTTTTCACTCCTGACACGAACTGAGGGGCTGGAGGTACCCTCTGCCCATGAGGGCCCAAAACCGCCCCAGGGACCCCACTGCTTTTGGCACCCTCAACACACTCCTCCTGCAACTGCTCCTGGTGACCAACGATGCCCGAGATCCTCCCAGTTCGCCCTCTCAAGACATTCTGCAGTGCCTGGAGCAAAGGTTGCACCTTTTAACGTCTTCATCTCACCGGTCCATCCCCATCGATGACACTGGTGCAAGGGCCTCCCAAGCCACTCTGCTACCACGTGTGAGTGGTATCTCAGTGTCTGGTCGTTATAAAAGATCATCCATTTTTCAACACAGACGGCAAGTTTTCAACCGAATGCTGACCCTGGTTTATGATTTCTCCTCCTTAGCTTTGGGATTTTACCAGCAGAGGGCAGGACGTGATTGCTccacaagaagaaaaacccagacACGCAGGAGGCAGAGCATTTCACCCAGGGCAGGCAATAGCAGAACTGAGATAAGCAACGTTTTTCATGCAGAGGAATTTGGGAGAGCAGGACTCGCTCGCCGCTAGAGCACCTGCTGCACATCTAATCTCCCGCAGCCTGGAAGCAGCTTTGTcccctgcaagcagcagcaaaagcttgTTTATCAGGACCCTGTTTCCTTCCAGCCTCGCCATTGTCACAACTGGACCAGCGTTTAACACTGCTGTATGCCACCGAGCAACCCCAGCCGGACTGCGCTGAACACAGCCCACGCATTCCCATAGACCTCTTCATTATGTTCTTTTGCCTGAAGAACAAGGATGAAGAGAGTGCGCGAAGAGTTCGGGGATTTCCCCTATAGGGTAGATCAAAAGTTGCCAAGATGTTTTAGAGGAGACATTTAGGCTAAAGAAaaccctgggaaaaaaaacgAAGCTCCAGTCCCGGGCTACTGCTCTAATCACCATGTTGCTGTGGGGAGAAAACCCCACGGGCCTGAACTGATGCCCTCCCACCCGCTCTGGCTCCCGTTTGATCAGCAGAGATCAGGaagtgggttgttttttttcactatctctgttttgttttaacactaTAGCCCGTGGGGCTGGTTTGTATGCCTGCCTCCCACAGAGGGTAATTTGGTTCCTCTCGCTGTCCAAGGCCACAGCAGAGCACTGAGCTCCCACCGCCGCCTCCAGCCGGGTCAGGGCATCCCAGGCACCAGCGGGACGACCCATCATCAATAGCCCTATTATTGCTCTTGAAGTTTCTCTGCGCTTCCAGACGGATGCTGTGTTACTCCATCACAGCTGCAGTTGCTCCCTTCCAGCAATTCCCAACACAGCACTTAAGGCAGGGATTTATGGGCGgttttgaaaagtattttggaGCGAGGAGGAGTTATGGGAAAGGAAGTTGAATTCCCACCATTCCCTAGAAAATTCTCCCAGCATCTTTCACGGGAAGGATCATTTACTGGTCCTTTCCTCAAAACAGAGACAAGCTCTCAGCTGTGGCTCTTTGTTTAGTCCAAAGTGTTTCCCAACAGCAAGATGCAGCAGGGGTTATTCTGGTCCTGCCTGCAAAGGGTCAGGAGACCGAGGTGAGCCCTCGGCGCCTGGCTGCAAGGCTCTGCTGAACCCAGTTTGTTCCCTGACATTTTTGTAGATGCCGATAGCTAAATAAAACGATTTGTTCTCAAGTCACGGATTACTGCCAATCTCAGGGCAAGCGCTGCTGACTGTCTGGCTGATTTTGAAGCACACAGTGGTTTGCAAAGTAGAAAGTCATGGGACTAGTTACCAAGAGGACGCCTATAAAATGACCAGCACGGAGAAGTAACCTTACAAGCTACGTCTTACCTCTCTTTAAGCTTTTCAGGAGCAAAAGCTCACCTGCTGCAAAAATCGCAGTTGTCCAAGCAGGCTGGATTAGCAGCACAGATTCACATCAACACTACATTTCACAACCAGGACAGGGGTTTGAAAGACTTTATTTGACACCTTTGCTGGATGTCACAGCTCGTGAATCTAACAGCTCTGCATAGTGTAAAGTGAGGCCAGGCTACTTGCTGTGAGCTCTAGCATGCTGACCAGCCACAGGAACAACCAGGGTCCGGTGAGGAGCTCCTCTGACCTCATTAAAAGGGAATATGTTGTTCCTGGCTGATTCTAGCACTTCAGGACAAGGGTGAGGAGAAGTAGCGGAGGCATTTCTGTGTGTTAAGTGCAATGACTTTCATCAAAACAACTGGGAGGGACGCACTTTCAAAACAATAGCAGATACATACATTGACATGCACATGGCAGATACAATCTGTAGGAACACAAACACCAGCTCATCCACACAGTCTAACCAGCTGTGCATTTGACCTGAGGCGTGGGGAGAGGCTCTCCCATTCAAGAGAgatcttcctcctcttttttacCTCTCTTTGCACTGACCTTTCTacacttttctctcttttcatgtCACAGTGCTGTAGATGTGGGTGAGACTCCTTGGGGTGGGCAGGCAACTGGGTCCAGGCTATTCTGCACGTGTATCCCAGTGAGTCAAGGCACAgatgcagggagcaggggctgtTCAGATGAGGGGGAGCACTAGAAGACCCTGCCCTGGCCACCATGGGAGTTAGAGATGTGGCACGGGAGCAGGGTGGCTTGAAAGCTTcaagtttctcttcctttctgcccgaagaaaagaggaagggagggcagctggaggagcagaggcaTATCTGCTGCGTCAGTTATCTAGGGGCACGCAGGCCAAGGCAGAATAAGCTCTAAGGAATCAGGACAAGTACAGACCCAGAGCTTGCCAAGGTCTGTGGTGAAACCTCAGTGGGTTTTGGTCCCAGCCCAGGGAGAGGGATGAGCAACGTGAGACCAAAACATGgtgctgaagaaagaaaacagagacgTTGTGGGAGGAGAGGGTGAGGGATGCAGGGCAAAGAGAGAACGAGGGAGGCACTTCAAACGCAGGCTGGTCTGACCCATTTCCCCCCCTTTGCAGTCACGGCTGTTCAGCAGGGGATGGAAAGACGGCTCCAGCAGGGAGACTGGCAGAGGGAAAGgccttttcttctcactttGGCTGTCAGAGCCTTCCCCTCTGTGACAGACATCCCTTTGAAATCCTCTGTCTCGCCTCTTCACACCTCGGTGCGGAGCAAGGGCTGCAGAagcctccctctgcccaggCGGCCCGGCCGGCTGCTCCTGCATGGTTTGTGCAGGGACCCAGCACAGCCCCCGCAGACACAGCAGTatttcagctcagctgtgggAACGAGCTCTGTTAAGCTGTTGCCTCACTCCACCTTAAGGGCACATAAGTGGGAAAAGCTGGTAATGCGGCGAGGTAAGCACAGGGATTAGCAGGCAGCCAGCTTGCtaagggagctgggggggctctagcctgccctgctgggtgccagcagtgctggggaggggggtgagcTGTGTCCATCCCATCACACCAAAATTaggtgctgcagctgagggaCGCATCGCAGGGAATCAGCGTGAGCAAGTCTGTCTGGCAGCTCTGACTCCCCAAGGAAGTAAGACAGTATTTCAAGGCTGGCTGTTTTCCAAAGGAGAGCAAcactgagctctgcagaggggtttgctggaggaggaagagggttGGGATCTGCATGTGCCCCCTCCCTCGTAGCCAGAAGGATCTGGAGCACAGCCACGTGCAGACAAGTGCATCGAACTGGATGTGATTTACGTTTGCAGGCATCATGAGGGAGAGGACGTGTGATGGTGAGGCAAGGAAGGCAGtgtgaggagggagggatgaGTAAAGAGAATATTCTTTATGGATCCTTGGCTTCTGCAAAGCAGGAAAGATGCCTTTTCAGCTGAGTTTGTTCTTAGGCCTGTGGGCAATGAGTGCTGAAGAATTCATTTCTCCGAAGGGCAGGGGAGGGTCAGAAAGCCCCAATTTCAGTCGCCCAAGAGCGGCAGATCCTGGATGTCCCAACCCTGATCCCGGGTCCCTGCGCGGCAGCACCCAAGGCAGGAGGCGCCGTGTAAACTGGTGGAACAGGGATGCCGGCAGAGGCTGGTGAGAAAAGGAATGTTGCAATTTGGCTGCTCTTGGACGAGCCCTCTCTCAATACACCTGCTGGCGACGGCATCCTGGGCACGGCTGCTACAGCTGTAGATGAGCCCGCACCTCGGGCCCTTCGGCTGGAAGAGGCCATCCTGCTGGCCAGGAAGCTTCGGCGGGATGGCAGCATGTCGCTGGGGACACGGCGAAGTGGGGCTGGCCTCACAGCGGGGCTTGGGTAAGCCAGGGAAGATGCAGTCAAAACAACTGGAGCGGGAGCAGCCTCCCTCCTGGGGATTTGCACGGGGCCAGCAGCGCTGTGGAGGAAGGACCATGGCCACGTCTGGATGGGCAGGAGGGAAGTGGCCACAGGCGAAGGCTCCATTTCTGCCACATAATTATTCAGGTGGGAGAGGAGTCGCAGCCGGATGGGGTCAGCAGCATTTTGGCCCTCAAGGATGCCCAGGTACCTGACAACTTCAGTGAGACATTCACGGAAGCCGATACTCCTGTAATCCACAGCCAGAGCTCGAGCATCTAAGAAGCCTGTAGGGAGAGGACACGGGTGACGCTAAGTCCGTGCAGAGCTCAGGAATGTGCTTTGATTTCAGTACCCTCTCTAATGCACTGTGTATTTCACTTGAGACACTTTGCTGTTATGTGATATTACTGAAGCAGACAGCCAAGTGGGTGTCCAAAAGGACTGGACGTTTGCGTGCATGAGAATAGCATCTGTGGTTATCTCATCGGGATAAAACTGCCAGGGTCATGAAGCCTCTTACTC
Proteins encoded:
- the HEYL gene encoding hairy/enhancer-of-split related with YRPW motif-like protein yields the protein MKRLCEESSSDTESDGTIDVGREEEYSHVSRSVSPTTTSQIQARKKRRGIIEKRRRDRINSSLSELRRLVPTAFEKQGSSKLEKAEILQMTVDHLKMLHATGGTGFLDARALAVDYRSIGFRECLTEVVRYLGILEGQNAADPIRLRLLSHLNNYVAEMEPSPVATSLLPIQTWPWSFLHSAAGPVQIPRREAAPAPVVLTASSLAYPSPAVRPAPLRRVPSDMLPSRRSFLASRMASSSRRARGAGSSTAVAAVPRMPSPAGVLREGSSKSSQIATFLFSPASAGIPVPPVYTAPPALGAAAQGPGIRVGTSRICRSWATEIGAF